In Coleofasciculus sp. FACHB-T130, the following proteins share a genomic window:
- a CDS encoding alpha/beta hydrolase, which produces MMKLKLDWFRGKGFRKSLSRTQTPSFSETARQIRRTRLLAQSLLWGVTLTSLSNAIALLSIGAPVLAAERVTLRLGPFQQSVAIEDLEDFAKTGEVPASLKPYKALLSSEFRDILNRRLHLDPNLGDKVVKDVLRSPVGEELIKKLGLALPNSTVEQLQAGLTLALRQANGLSVISFLQSYPADTITIDASSAIAIALEFNAPYWQSGALSPLLERELTVTKGKFRPAFNPAQAGSETVQQQTLTFHDWRRQEPILGTYTSDRKIVVDLYWANTNEKPAYQNSQNPLVVLSHGFGADRSFLAYVARHLASHGITVAAIEHPGSNANQIFGGHFGSNSVGVPGLVPLLPASEFVAMPKDISFLLDELARLNQLPGSLQGKLNTEKVSVIGHSLGGYTALALAGGELNLDELRQFCKNRNPLGKSGGDWLQCAAADLPNQRLSLRDRRVVQAIALNPVVGDLFGKKGLGKVSTPTLILTGTSDPLTPSLNHQLRPFSQLPSPKYLLTAIGGTHLSISDFAPGSQGEQLTQTTLVNERTGEVAAPLRQLLKGVTLAFVKQLTPAASTYEPFLTPAYAQSLSTPELALRLNTQLPPSVTSWLALPPLP; this is translated from the coding sequence ATGATGAAGTTAAAGCTGGACTGGTTTCGGGGCAAGGGTTTCCGAAAGTCCCTTTCAAGAACGCAAACGCCGTCATTTTCAGAAACGGCAAGGCAGATCAGACGGACGCGCTTACTTGCTCAAAGCTTATTATGGGGCGTTACGCTAACTTCTTTAAGCAACGCGATCGCACTTTTGTCAATTGGGGCACCCGTCTTAGCAGCAGAACGGGTAACGCTGCGCTTGGGACCGTTTCAGCAATCGGTCGCGATCGAAGATTTAGAGGATTTTGCCAAAACGGGGGAAGTTCCTGCAAGTCTCAAGCCTTACAAGGCATTGCTCAGCTCAGAATTTCGAGACATCCTCAACCGTCGCTTGCACCTAGATCCGAATTTGGGAGACAAAGTGGTGAAAGACGTGTTGCGATCGCCCGTTGGAGAAGAATTAATCAAGAAGCTGGGATTGGCGCTCCCGAATAGTACGGTAGAACAACTGCAAGCAGGTCTAACTCTAGCCTTGCGGCAAGCCAACGGCTTAAGCGTTATCAGCTTTTTGCAGTCCTATCCAGCCGACACAATTACCATAGACGCCTCTTCAGCGATCGCGATCGCCCTAGAATTCAACGCCCCCTACTGGCAAAGCGGAGCTTTAAGCCCTCTACTGGAGCGGGAACTGACCGTCACCAAAGGAAAATTCCGTCCCGCTTTTAACCCCGCCCAAGCGGGTTCCGAAACAGTACAGCAGCAGACCCTGACTTTTCACGACTGGCGACGCCAAGAGCCGATTCTGGGGACATACACCAGCGATCGCAAGATCGTCGTCGATCTTTACTGGGCAAACACAAACGAGAAGCCCGCTTACCAAAATTCTCAAAATCCCCTCGTCGTCCTCTCCCACGGCTTTGGAGCCGATCGCTCCTTCCTGGCTTATGTAGCCCGTCACCTAGCTTCTCACGGCATCACCGTCGCCGCCATCGAACATCCGGGCAGCAATGCCAACCAAATCTTTGGCGGGCATTTTGGCAGCAACTCTGTGGGAGTACCCGGTTTAGTGCCTTTGTTACCGGCGTCCGAATTTGTCGCCATGCCCAAAGATATTAGCTTTTTGCTTGATGAGCTAGCTCGGCTAAACCAGCTACCAGGTTCCCTTCAGGGGAAACTGAATACTGAGAAAGTGAGCGTGATTGGTCATTCCTTGGGTGGCTACACGGCTTTAGCGTTAGCAGGAGGCGAACTGAATCTGGATGAGTTGCGACAATTTTGCAAAAATCGCAATCCTCTAGGGAAATCGGGGGGCGATTGGTTGCAGTGTGCAGCAGCGGATCTGCCCAATCAACGTTTGAGCTTGCGGGATCGGCGCGTGGTGCAAGCGATCGCTCTTAACCCCGTCGTGGGAGACTTATTTGGCAAAAAAGGTCTTGGCAAAGTTAGCACTCCCACCTTAATCTTGACTGGCACCAGCGATCCCCTCACTCCATCGCTGAACCATCAACTACGACCTTTTAGCCAGCTACCCAGCCCTAAATATCTCCTCACAGCAATTGGCGGAACTCACTTAAGCATTAGCGATTTTGCTCCTGGTAGCCAAGGCGAACAGCTCACTCAAACAACCCTCGTCAACGAACGCACTGGTGAAGTAGCGGCTCCCCTGCGTCAGTTGCTTAAAGGCGTCACCTTGGCATTTGTCAAACAGCTGACTCCAGCCGCCTCAACTTACGAACCCTTTTTAACACCCGCCTACGCCCAATCTCTCTCTACCCCAGAACTGGCGCTGCGCCTGAATACGCAACTACCCCCAAGCGTTACTTCGTGGCTGGCTTTGCCACCACTGCCCTAG
- a CDS encoding stomatin-like protein encodes MDPITILAPLALVIIGYTVGSVKIINEGNQALVERLGQYNRRLAPGLNFIVPFVDSIVVEETSREKFLNIDPQQAITKDNVSLKVDAVVYWQILDLEKAYYAVEDIEQAIENLVLTTLRSAIGQMELEQTYSSRTEINQTLLQQLDEATAAWGVKVTRVEVRDITPAKTVLESLELERAAESKKRASILEAEGTVKSIEILSQALQSQPLSREVLQFLVAQRYVDANQKLSASPNSKVVFMDPKALSEAMTDLMSTPEPPNGSNGNGSGT; translated from the coding sequence ATGGACCCCATCACGATTCTTGCCCCCCTCGCCTTAGTGATTATCGGCTATACAGTGGGTTCTGTGAAAATTATCAACGAAGGAAATCAAGCTTTAGTAGAGCGCTTGGGTCAGTACAATCGAAGACTCGCGCCCGGTCTCAACTTTATCGTTCCCTTTGTTGACTCAATTGTGGTGGAGGAAACCAGCCGCGAGAAGTTTTTGAACATTGACCCTCAACAGGCAATTACCAAAGACAACGTTTCGCTGAAAGTTGATGCAGTGGTGTACTGGCAGATTCTGGATTTGGAAAAAGCCTACTACGCCGTTGAAGATATTGAGCAGGCAATCGAAAACTTAGTTTTAACGACGCTACGCTCTGCGATTGGTCAAATGGAACTGGAGCAAACGTATTCTTCCAGAACCGAAATTAATCAGACTTTGTTACAGCAGTTGGATGAAGCGACGGCTGCGTGGGGAGTTAAGGTGACTCGCGTCGAGGTACGAGACATTACGCCCGCAAAAACTGTCTTGGAGTCTCTGGAGCTGGAACGGGCAGCGGAAAGTAAGAAACGCGCTTCCATCTTGGAAGCGGAGGGAACTGTGAAGTCGATAGAAATTCTGAGCCAAGCTTTGCAGTCACAACCTTTAAGTAGAGAAGTATTGCAGTTTCTTGTTGCTCAAAGATATGTCGATGCCAATCAGAAATTGAGTGCCAGTCCTAACTCCAAAGTGGTATTTATGGACCCGAAAGCTTTATCAGAAGCCATGACTGATTTAATGTCTACTCCTGAACCTCCCAATGGCTCTAATGGCAATGGATCGGGAACTTAA
- the folP gene encoding dihydropteroate synthase: protein MNQSKIQNSLTLRGQTFDWGQRTYLMGVLNVTPDSFSDGGDFNTLGDALAQAKHLVAAGANILDVGGQSTRPGAAQISLEEELARVLPVVQALRKGAEGRIEDDSDSAGGVIESAQHSNPLSHPPGYIPHPSEVPISVDTTRASVARAAIAAGADIVNDISGGTFDPEMFAVVAELGVPIVLMHIRGTPATMQQMTNYQDLMGEISEFLSSQIEQAIATGIDRSKIIIDPGIGFAKTYEQSLEILQRLPMLHSLGVPLLVGPSRKSFIGRILNQPDPKARVWGTAAACCGAIAGGADILRVHDVQPMHDVCRVADAIFRKQK from the coding sequence ATGAATCAATCCAAAATCCAAAATAGCTTGACCCTGCGGGGTCAAACTTTTGACTGGGGACAGCGCACTTATTTAATGGGTGTGTTGAATGTGACGCCTGATAGTTTTAGTGACGGCGGAGACTTTAACACGCTAGGAGACGCCTTGGCTCAGGCTAAGCATCTTGTGGCAGCCGGAGCCAATATCCTCGATGTGGGGGGACAATCAACCCGCCCCGGAGCCGCCCAAATCTCTCTGGAAGAGGAATTGGCTCGGGTGCTACCAGTCGTGCAAGCCCTCCGAAAGGGTGCAGAAGGAAGGATCGAGGATGACTCCGATTCTGCGGGGGGAGTCATAGAATCTGCTCAGCACAGCAATCCCTTATCCCACCCTCCGGGATACATCCCTCATCCTTCTGAGGTTCCGATTTCCGTGGATACAACGCGGGCATCTGTAGCACGGGCAGCAATTGCGGCGGGGGCTGATATCGTCAATGATATTTCCGGCGGTACTTTCGACCCGGAGATGTTTGCTGTGGTGGCAGAGTTGGGAGTCCCCATTGTGTTGATGCACATCCGAGGGACGCCAGCTACCATGCAGCAGATGACGAATTATCAGGACTTGATGGGGGAAATCTCCGAGTTTTTGTCAAGTCAAATTGAGCAAGCGATCGCAACTGGCATCGATCGCTCGAAGATTATCATCGATCCCGGCATTGGCTTTGCCAAAACTTACGAGCAAAGCTTGGAAATTTTGCAACGCCTACCGATGTTGCATTCTTTGGGCGTTCCTTTGTTAGTGGGACCATCCCGGAAAAGTTTTATCGGGCGGATTTTAAATCAACCCGATCCCAAAGCCAGAGTGTGGGGAACGGCGGCGGCTTGTTGCGGAGCGATCGCGGGAGGTGCTGATATCCTCCGAGTTCACGATGTCCAACCTATGCACGACGTTTGTCGCGTCGCGGATGCCATTTTCAGAAAACAAAAATAG
- the tpiA gene encoding triose-phosphate isomerase produces MRKIVIAGNWKMYKTQTESLEFLQGFMSHLEETPDEREVVLAAPFTALSIMSKNLHGSRVQLGAQNIHWEEMGAYTGEIAGPMLTEIGVRFVIVGHSERRQYFGETDETVNLRLKAAQRYGLTPILCVGETKQQRDAGETESLISTQLKKGLVDVDQENLVIAYEPIWAIGTGDTCESKEANRVIGLIRTQLTNPNVSIQYGGSVKPNNIDEIMAQPEIDGALVGGASLEAASFARIVNFQ; encoded by the coding sequence GTGCGGAAAATAGTTATTGCCGGTAATTGGAAAATGTACAAAACTCAGACCGAGAGTCTGGAGTTTTTGCAAGGATTCATGTCTCACCTAGAAGAAACCCCAGACGAGCGGGAAGTAGTCCTAGCGGCTCCTTTCACTGCTTTAAGCATCATGTCTAAAAATCTGCACGGTAGCCGCGTGCAGCTGGGTGCCCAAAACATCCACTGGGAAGAAATGGGAGCCTACACAGGTGAAATTGCCGGACCCATGCTGACAGAAATTGGGGTGCGTTTCGTAATTGTGGGTCATAGCGAACGGCGTCAATACTTTGGCGAAACCGATGAAACTGTGAACTTACGGCTGAAAGCAGCGCAACGCTATGGTTTAACGCCCATCCTCTGCGTCGGCGAAACCAAGCAACAACGCGATGCAGGTGAAACAGAATCCCTGATTTCTACCCAACTGAAAAAAGGCTTGGTTGACGTTGATCAAGAGAACCTGGTTATTGCCTACGAACCTATTTGGGCAATTGGTACTGGCGACACCTGCGAGTCAAAAGAAGCAAATCGGGTGATTGGCTTGATTCGCACTCAATTGACAAATCCAAATGTCTCGATTCAGTACGGTGGCTCGGTCAAGCCCAATAATATTGATGAAATCATGGCGCAGCCAGAAATCGATGGGGCTTTGGTCGGGGGAGCCAGTCTGGAGGCTGCCAGTTTTGCCCGAATTGTCAACTTTCAATAA
- a CDS encoding pentapeptide repeat-containing protein, which produces MKLKFLAAAAILLPLGLVAPVRAENPAHVRRLIETKQCQNCDLKGANLVSAHLTGADLRGANLQGANLANANLEGADLTQANLEKANLTGVFANSADLQKADLSSANLREANLINANLKDAALDNAILPNNVKWD; this is translated from the coding sequence ATGAAACTAAAATTTTTAGCAGCCGCAGCGATTCTGCTTCCCTTAGGCTTAGTTGCTCCCGTCCGAGCCGAAAATCCCGCTCATGTCAGACGATTAATCGAAACTAAGCAATGTCAGAACTGCGACTTGAAAGGAGCCAATCTTGTAAGTGCCCATCTCACTGGGGCTGATTTGAGAGGGGCAAACTTGCAGGGAGCTAACCTAGCGAATGCCAACTTAGAAGGTGCCGATCTAACGCAGGCTAATCTGGAAAAAGCTAATTTAACGGGTGTATTTGCAAATAGCGCCGATCTCCAGAAAGCAGACTTAAGTAGTGCCAATTTGAGAGAGGCTAACTTGATAAATGCTAACTTGAAGGATGCGGCTCTCGACAACGCGATTTTGCCGAATAACGTTAAATGGGATTAG
- a CDS encoding glycosyltransferase family 1 protein, giving the protein MLLTDKNRIALISVDGDPAVEIGQEEAGGQNVYVRQVGLALAEQGWQVDMFTRRSTPDQLDVVQHTPNCQTIRLAAGPAQFMSRDRLFGYLPEFVEQFQAFQQREGLQYTLVHTNYWLSSWVGMELKKHQPLKQVHTYHSLGAVKYRTVSEIPAIASTRLAVEKACLETVDRVIATSPQEEDQMRSLVSTIGQIEMIPCGTDIVKFGSTQRQEARQQLGIASDAKVVLYVGRFDRRKGIETLVRAVAKSSLRKSCDLKLLIAGGSRPGQSDGIERDRIEKIVAEEGIGDLTCFPGRVEDNDLPLYYSAADVCVVPSHYEPFGLVAIEAMATRTPVIASNVGGLQFTVVPEVTGLLVPPKDEVAFGQAIDRILADPDWRDQLGQMGRQRVEIAFSWNSVALRLSHLYTKLLCQAAVESTSKPQLVA; this is encoded by the coding sequence ATGTTACTGACTGACAAAAATCGTATCGCCTTAATTTCGGTAGATGGCGATCCAGCGGTAGAAATTGGGCAAGAAGAAGCTGGAGGTCAAAATGTCTATGTGCGTCAAGTAGGATTAGCACTCGCTGAGCAAGGTTGGCAGGTGGATATGTTCACTCGCCGCAGCACTCCGGATCAACTGGATGTCGTTCAGCATACGCCTAACTGCCAGACAATCCGATTAGCCGCTGGGCCAGCCCAATTCATGAGTCGGGATCGGCTTTTCGGCTATTTACCAGAGTTTGTTGAACAATTCCAGGCATTCCAGCAGCGTGAAGGTTTGCAATATACCCTGGTGCATACCAATTATTGGTTGTCATCTTGGGTGGGAATGGAACTGAAAAAGCACCAACCTTTGAAGCAGGTACATACATATCACTCTCTGGGTGCAGTGAAGTATCGTACAGTTTCCGAGATTCCAGCGATCGCTTCCACACGGCTAGCAGTTGAAAAAGCGTGTTTGGAAACAGTGGATCGAGTGATTGCTACCAGTCCGCAAGAAGAAGATCAAATGCGATCGCTTGTTTCCACGATCGGACAGATTGAAATGATTCCCTGCGGTACAGATATCGTTAAATTTGGTTCCACTCAGCGCCAAGAAGCACGCCAACAGCTAGGAATTGCCAGCGACGCCAAAGTAGTGCTGTATGTGGGTCGTTTCGATCGGCGCAAGGGAATTGAAACGCTAGTCAGAGCCGTAGCAAAATCAAGCTTACGCAAGTCTTGCGACCTAAAGCTCCTCATCGCAGGCGGAAGCCGTCCGGGACAGAGTGACGGCATTGAACGCGATCGCATTGAGAAAATCGTAGCTGAAGAAGGCATTGGCGATCTCACTTGCTTCCCCGGTCGTGTGGAAGATAACGATTTGCCTCTCTACTACTCAGCTGCCGATGTGTGTGTTGTCCCCAGTCATTACGAACCCTTCGGTTTAGTTGCCATTGAAGCAATGGCTACCCGGACGCCGGTAATTGCAAGTAATGTAGGCGGCTTGCAGTTTACCGTAGTGCCAGAGGTAACGGGTTTACTGGTACCTCCCAAAGATGAAGTCGCCTTTGGACAGGCGATTGACCGCATCCTAGCCGATCCCGATTGGCGAGACCAATTAGGCCAAATGGGTCGCCAACGGGTAGAAATTGCCTTTAGCTGGAATAGCGTGGCATTACGACTCAGCCATCTGTACACCAAATTACTGTGCCAAGCTGCTGTTGAATCTACGAGCAAACCGCAGCTAGTCGCTTGA
- a CDS encoding polyribonucleotide nucleotidyltransferase, producing MVELDKSISFDGRDIRLKVGLLAPQAGGSVLIQSGDTAVLVTATRSGGREGIDFLPLMVDYEERLYAAGRIPGGFLRREGRPPEKVTLTGRLIDRPLRPLFPSWLRDDIQVVATTLSMDEQVPPDVLAVTGASIAVLLAQIPFQGPMAAVRVGLVGDDFIINPTYAEIEAGDLDLVVAGSPDGVIMVEAGANQLPEQDVIEAIDFGYEAVRDLIEAQRELMAALGIELVQEIQPEVDSTLENFIRDRATAQIKEVLSKFELDKNSRDALLDQIKETQILAAIAELAEDDPIRVASAANSKAVSNVFKDITKKLMRRQIVEDSVRVDGRKLDEVRPVSCRVGLLPNRVHGSGLFNRGLTQVLSVCTLGTPGDAQDLADDLHPEDEKRYLHHYNFPPFSVGETKPMRAPGRREIGHGALAARAIVPVLPPKEDFPYVIRVVSEVLSSNGSTSMGSVCGSTLALMDAGVPIAKPVSGAAMGLIKEGEEVRILTDIQGIEDFLGDMDFKVAGTDTGITALQMDMKISGLPLDIIAKAVEQAKGARLHILEKMLATIDQPRTEMSPYAPRLLTLKIEPELIGMVIGPGGKMIKSITEETGAKIDIEDDGTITISAVDGEKAKKARNIIQGMTRRLNEGDVYAGRVTRIIPIGAFVEVLPGKEGMIHISQLADYRVGRVEDEVAVGDEVIVKVREIDSKGRINLTRLGIHPDEAAAAREAAASR from the coding sequence ATGGTAGAGCTAGACAAGTCAATATCCTTTGATGGACGGGATATTCGACTGAAGGTGGGTTTGCTTGCCCCTCAAGCTGGGGGTTCAGTTTTAATTCAGTCAGGAGACACCGCAGTTTTAGTCACGGCGACTCGCTCCGGAGGCCGAGAAGGCATTGATTTCCTGCCGTTAATGGTAGATTACGAAGAAAGGCTTTATGCAGCCGGTCGGATTCCCGGTGGTTTCTTGCGACGAGAAGGGCGTCCCCCCGAAAAAGTAACGCTCACGGGTCGTTTGATTGACCGTCCCCTGCGTCCATTATTTCCTTCCTGGCTGAGAGATGACATTCAGGTAGTAGCAACCACGCTGTCGATGGATGAACAGGTACCGCCGGATGTTCTGGCGGTAACAGGTGCTTCAATTGCGGTGCTTTTAGCACAGATTCCCTTCCAAGGACCGATGGCAGCGGTGCGGGTTGGTTTGGTGGGGGATGATTTTATTATCAATCCTACCTACGCCGAGATTGAGGCGGGGGATTTGGATCTGGTGGTGGCAGGCTCTCCAGATGGCGTGATTATGGTCGAAGCTGGAGCGAATCAGCTGCCAGAACAGGATGTCATTGAGGCGATTGATTTCGGCTATGAGGCGGTGCGCGACTTGATTGAGGCGCAGCGAGAACTCATGGCAGCACTGGGGATTGAATTGGTTCAAGAAATCCAGCCGGAAGTCGATTCGACCCTAGAGAATTTTATTCGCGATCGCGCGACTGCCCAAATCAAAGAAGTCCTCTCCAAATTTGAACTCGACAAAAATAGCCGCGATGCTCTTTTAGATCAGATCAAAGAGACACAAATCCTGGCAGCGATCGCAGAATTAGCTGAAGACGACCCCATCCGAGTTGCTTCTGCGGCTAACTCTAAAGCAGTGAGTAACGTCTTTAAAGACATCACCAAGAAGCTGATGCGCCGTCAGATTGTCGAAGACAGCGTCCGGGTGGATGGTCGCAAGCTTGATGAAGTGCGCCCTGTCTCTTGTCGCGTGGGTCTGTTGCCCAATCGGGTTCATGGTAGCGGTTTGTTTAACCGAGGACTGACCCAGGTGTTATCTGTTTGTACTCTCGGCACCCCAGGCGATGCCCAGGATCTCGCAGATGACCTGCATCCAGAAGATGAAAAGCGCTATTTACATCACTATAATTTTCCGCCCTTTTCTGTTGGGGAAACCAAGCCGATGCGGGCACCCGGTCGTCGGGAAATTGGTCACGGGGCACTAGCCGCACGGGCAATAGTGCCAGTGTTACCGCCGAAGGAAGACTTCCCCTACGTGATTCGGGTGGTGTCTGAAGTTCTTTCTTCTAATGGTTCCACATCGATGGGTTCGGTGTGTGGTTCCACCCTGGCTTTGATGGATGCTGGCGTGCCCATTGCGAAGCCGGTGAGTGGCGCAGCAATGGGACTGATTAAAGAAGGCGAGGAAGTTCGCATTCTGACGGATATTCAGGGCATTGAAGATTTCTTAGGTGACATGGACTTTAAGGTGGCAGGTACCGATACTGGTATCACTGCCTTGCAAATGGACATGAAGATCAGCGGACTGCCTCTGGATATCATTGCCAAAGCCGTCGAGCAAGCAAAGGGCGCTAGGCTGCACATTTTAGAGAAAATGCTGGCAACCATTGACCAGCCCCGCACCGAGATGTCACCTTATGCACCTCGCTTGCTAACGCTCAAGATTGAGCCAGAACTCATTGGCATGGTCATCGGGCCTGGAGGCAAGATGATTAAGAGCATCACTGAAGAAACGGGTGCCAAAATCGACATTGAGGATGATGGCACGATCACGATTTCAGCAGTGGATGGCGAGAAGGCGAAGAAAGCCCGCAACATCATCCAAGGGATGACGCGGAGGCTGAATGAGGGTGATGTCTACGCCGGTCGCGTAACCCGAATTATTCCGATTGGGGCGTTTGTGGAAGTGCTTCCCGGAAAAGAAGGGATGATCCACATTTCTCAACTTGCTGATTACCGAGTCGGTCGCGTCGAAGATGAAGTGGCTGTCGGGGATGAAGTTATTGTCAAGGTACGGGAAATTGATAGCAAAGGTCGGATTAATCTGACGCGCTTGGGGATTCACCCAGATGAAGCGGCAGCTGCTCGTGAAGCGGCAGCAAGTCGTTAA